One genomic segment of Kocuria rhizophila DC2201 includes these proteins:
- a CDS encoding lipoate--protein ligase family protein, whose translation MTTARAHGEYKVQGGKLVVADLTVTDHRLTDVSVNGDFFLEPDEALADINAALTGLHEDTSAQEMTERIQAALPAGAVLFGFDARAVVTAVRRALGRATTWSDHAWEVVPATVRPTLENLALDEVLAREVGAGHRPPTLRFWDWDEPAVVIGSFQSVRNEVDPEGARRHGVQVVRRVSGGGAMFMEAGNCITYSLYLPQTLVDGMSFAESYPFLDAWVMQAFAELGVEAFYVPLNDIATPQGKIGGAAQKRFANGGMVHHVTMSYDIDAEKMTDVLRIGQEKISDKGIRSAKKRVDPLRRQTGMARQDVIAALSRTFTDRYGATAGAVRDGELTAAWKLIDEKFGTHEWIHRVP comes from the coding sequence ATGACCACCGCACGCGCACACGGCGAGTACAAGGTCCAGGGCGGGAAGCTGGTGGTCGCGGACCTCACGGTCACCGACCACCGGCTCACGGACGTCTCCGTCAACGGGGACTTCTTCCTCGAGCCCGACGAGGCGCTCGCGGACATCAACGCGGCTCTCACGGGGCTGCACGAGGACACCTCCGCGCAGGAGATGACCGAGCGGATCCAGGCCGCGCTGCCCGCAGGGGCCGTGCTGTTCGGCTTCGACGCCCGCGCCGTGGTCACCGCCGTGCGGCGCGCCCTCGGCAGGGCCACCACGTGGAGCGACCACGCGTGGGAGGTGGTGCCCGCCACCGTGCGGCCCACGCTGGAGAACCTCGCCCTGGACGAGGTGCTGGCCCGGGAGGTGGGCGCGGGGCACCGCCCGCCCACGCTGCGGTTCTGGGACTGGGACGAGCCCGCCGTGGTGATCGGCTCCTTCCAGTCGGTGCGCAACGAGGTGGACCCCGAGGGTGCACGGCGCCACGGGGTGCAGGTGGTCCGCCGCGTGTCCGGGGGAGGGGCCATGTTCATGGAGGCCGGCAACTGCATCACCTACTCCCTCTACCTCCCGCAGACCCTGGTGGACGGGATGAGCTTCGCGGAGTCCTACCCGTTCCTGGACGCGTGGGTCATGCAGGCCTTCGCGGAGCTCGGGGTGGAGGCGTTCTACGTGCCGCTCAACGACATCGCCACGCCGCAGGGCAAGATCGGCGGCGCCGCGCAGAAGCGCTTCGCCAACGGCGGGATGGTCCACCACGTGACCATGAGCTACGACATCGACGCGGAGAAGATGACGGACGTGCTGCGGATCGGGCAGGAGAAGATCTCGGACAAGGGCATCCGCTCCGCCAAGAAGCGGGTGGACCCGCTGCGTCGCCAGACCGGGATGGCCCGGCAGGACGTGATCGCCGCGCTGAGCCGCACGTTCACCGACCGCTACGGCGCCACGGCCGGGGCGGTCCGGGACGGCGAGCTCACCGCGGCCTGGAAGCTCATCGACGAGAAGTTCGGCACGCACGAGTGGATCCACCGGGTGCCCTAG
- a CDS encoding S8 family serine peptidase, with the protein MALRRTRVLAARPPAPVRTASAFRTSRDDAAAGPWNALGGVVRRATLPLAVTAALVLAAQPAAAAPTAPAPETPASTVPSDPPTETDRVIVKFKDTAVPEATKEKVVGAAAEHALTRAPEVAGRVKTTAAQADVIKLDRELDEREQEKVLAKIQADPAVEYAEADRLASTSWVPNDTYTNYQWTLWPQQGGVNFTQAWDLSRGNGQTIAVLDTGITSHGDLNSKVVPGRDFINDTALSRDGDLRDANPQDQGDWSAAGECSPAARNSSWHGTHVAGLAAGVTNNGNGIVGAAPGAKIQPVRVLGKCTNGWVSDIADAVAWSAGAPVAGQPANRTPATVINLSLNYPGECGTTMQNAINAAVNRRVPVVVAAGNSAVNAGGTAPANCANTIVVGASDNNGNTAGYSNTGAVVDVLAPGGTSQYPMLSTVNAGTRGPAGATYGNMYGTSMATPLVSGTVALMKQRDPAITPARVEQILKSTASGRLGSLNLNPAAAVRAVAPTDQAQASYTVSGGIGTTWRATGGAAKWGNPVMNEANAANGGRYQEFVKNGRKVTIYWSSATGANVVENSTVIGKKFIAAGRERGYGFPSSGEARVNGGSYQMYRKGSSVTKTLWSARSGAHAVKETGGIGDAWKRAGLERGWGWPTTDEYTSNGEVRQQFSNGVIAHWTAKRGVWTTR; encoded by the coding sequence ATGGCGCTCCGTCGTACCCGCGTGCTCGCAGCACGCCCCCCTGCCCCTGTCCGCACCGCTTCCGCGTTCCGCACCTCACGGGACGACGCCGCCGCGGGCCCCTGGAACGCGCTGGGCGGCGTCGTGCGCCGGGCCACGCTGCCCCTGGCCGTGACGGCCGCACTGGTGCTCGCCGCGCAGCCGGCCGCCGCCGCACCGACGGCCCCGGCCCCCGAGACTCCGGCGAGCACCGTGCCCTCCGATCCCCCCACGGAGACGGACCGGGTGATCGTGAAGTTCAAGGACACCGCCGTGCCGGAGGCCACCAAAGAGAAGGTGGTGGGTGCCGCGGCCGAGCACGCGCTGACCCGCGCCCCGGAGGTCGCCGGACGGGTCAAGACCACGGCCGCGCAGGCGGACGTGATCAAGCTGGACCGTGAGCTCGACGAGCGGGAGCAGGAGAAGGTCCTCGCGAAGATTCAGGCCGATCCCGCCGTGGAGTACGCGGAGGCGGACCGCCTCGCGTCCACCTCCTGGGTGCCCAATGACACCTACACGAACTACCAGTGGACCCTGTGGCCCCAGCAGGGCGGTGTGAACTTCACCCAGGCGTGGGACCTCTCCCGCGGCAACGGCCAGACCATCGCCGTGCTGGACACCGGGATCACCTCCCACGGGGACCTCAACTCCAAGGTGGTCCCTGGCCGGGACTTCATCAACGACACCGCCCTGTCCCGTGACGGGGACCTGCGCGACGCCAACCCCCAGGACCAGGGCGACTGGAGCGCCGCCGGCGAGTGCTCCCCCGCCGCTCGCAACTCCTCGTGGCACGGCACCCACGTGGCGGGTCTCGCCGCGGGTGTGACCAACAACGGCAACGGCATCGTCGGGGCCGCCCCGGGCGCGAAGATCCAGCCGGTGCGCGTGCTGGGCAAGTGCACCAACGGGTGGGTCTCGGACATCGCCGACGCCGTCGCGTGGTCCGCCGGCGCACCGGTGGCGGGACAGCCCGCCAACCGCACCCCCGCCACGGTCATCAACCTCTCGCTGAACTACCCGGGCGAGTGCGGGACCACCATGCAGAACGCCATCAACGCCGCCGTGAACCGGCGGGTGCCCGTGGTGGTTGCAGCGGGCAACTCCGCGGTCAACGCGGGCGGAACCGCCCCCGCCAACTGTGCGAACACCATCGTGGTGGGCGCCTCGGACAACAACGGCAACACGGCCGGCTACTCGAACACGGGCGCCGTCGTCGACGTGCTGGCACCGGGCGGCACCAGCCAGTACCCGATGCTCTCCACCGTCAACGCGGGCACACGCGGACCCGCCGGGGCCACGTACGGGAACATGTACGGCACGTCCATGGCCACTCCCCTGGTCTCCGGCACCGTGGCGCTGATGAAGCAGCGGGACCCGGCCATCACCCCCGCGCGCGTGGAGCAGATCCTCAAGTCCACCGCCAGCGGGCGCCTGGGGTCCCTGAACCTCAACCCGGCGGCCGCGGTGCGTGCCGTGGCTCCCACCGACCAGGCTCAGGCCTCCTACACGGTCTCGGGCGGGATCGGCACCACGTGGCGCGCCACCGGGGGCGCGGCCAAGTGGGGCAACCCCGTGATGAACGAGGCCAACGCCGCGAACGGCGGGCGATACCAGGAGTTCGTGAAGAACGGGCGGAAGGTAACCATCTACTGGTCCAGCGCCACGGGCGCGAACGTCGTGGAGAACTCCACGGTGATCGGCAAGAAGTTCATCGCGGCCGGTCGTGAGCGCGGCTACGGTTTCCCGTCCTCCGGCGAGGCTCGTGTGAACGGCGGTTCCTACCAGATGTACCGCAAGGGCAGTTCGGTGACCAAGACCCTGTGGAGCGCCCGCTCCGGTGCCCACGCGGTGAAGGAGACCGGGGGGATCGGCGACGCCTGGAAGCGGGCCGGACTCGAGCGCGGCTGGGGCTGGCCCACCACGGACGAGTACACGAGCAACGGCGAGGTGCGCCAGCAGTTCTCCAACGGCGTCATCGCCCACTGGACCGCCAAGCGCGGGGTGTGGACCACGCGCTGA
- a CDS encoding LCP family protein has product MSQNEYEINDERPAPRKRHTGRNILLVLLGLVLVVAVAAGLFVWNIGRNFEKGANNLESAFPEESSRPAKGSKEDSGTTVLLLGSDKRPQGQDPDVTGSRADSIMLLHIPEDGGQMYVMSIMRDTWVDIPGVGEAKINAALDQGGMPKMVSTIEENFDTRVDEVAMVDFAGFEGLTDALGGVTVDVPIAFTAQGGQHFEAGPQKMNGEQALAFVRERYAFQDGDYQRVRDQRAYLQAMLNELVSAGTLTNPVKLNQVVKQISPYLTVSDGLTAGWIAQQAPKLVGLGSGDIHMFTVPNKGVGTSADGQSIIVADQDAMKQIGKAISDGTLDQYAQSVGTQGQ; this is encoded by the coding sequence GTGTCCCAGAACGAGTACGAGATCAACGACGAGCGCCCTGCGCCCCGCAAGCGGCACACGGGCCGCAACATCCTGCTGGTGCTGCTCGGGCTGGTCCTGGTGGTGGCGGTGGCCGCGGGACTGTTCGTGTGGAACATCGGGCGCAACTTCGAGAAGGGCGCCAACAACCTGGAGTCCGCGTTCCCCGAGGAGTCCAGCCGCCCGGCCAAAGGCTCCAAGGAGGACAGCGGCACCACGGTGCTGCTGCTGGGCTCGGACAAGCGCCCCCAGGGCCAGGACCCGGACGTCACCGGTTCCCGTGCGGACTCCATCATGCTGCTGCACATCCCCGAGGACGGGGGCCAGATGTACGTGATGTCGATCATGCGTGACACGTGGGTCGACATCCCCGGGGTGGGTGAGGCCAAGATCAACGCGGCCCTGGACCAGGGCGGCATGCCGAAGATGGTGAGCACCATCGAGGAGAACTTCGACACCCGCGTGGACGAGGTGGCCATGGTGGACTTCGCCGGTTTCGAGGGGCTCACCGACGCCCTCGGCGGCGTGACGGTGGACGTGCCCATCGCCTTCACGGCGCAGGGCGGGCAGCACTTCGAGGCCGGGCCCCAGAAGATGAACGGAGAGCAGGCCCTCGCGTTCGTGCGCGAGCGCTACGCGTTCCAGGACGGCGACTACCAGCGGGTGCGCGACCAGCGAGCCTACCTGCAGGCCATGCTCAACGAGCTGGTGAGCGCGGGGACCCTGACGAACCCGGTGAAGCTGAACCAGGTGGTCAAGCAGATCTCCCCGTACCTCACGGTCAGCGACGGTCTCACCGCGGGCTGGATCGCGCAGCAGGCCCCCAAGCTCGTGGGTCTGGGCAGCGGCGACATCCACATGTTCACGGTGCCCAACAAGGGTGTGGGGACCTCCGCGGACGGGCAGTCGATCATCGTGGCGGACCAGGATGCCATGAAGCAGATCGGCAAGGCCATCTCGGACGGGACCCTGGACCAGTACGCGCAGTCCGTGGGCACGCAGGGCCAGTGA
- a CDS encoding type B 50S ribosomal protein L31, whose amino-acid sequence MKADIHPDYHPVLFRDLASGKVILTRSTATSSKTETWEDGDEYPIIEVEISSESHPFYTGKQRIMDSAGRVERFNQRFANFGKSK is encoded by the coding sequence ATGAAGGCTGACATCCACCCGGACTACCACCCGGTTCTCTTCCGTGACCTCGCCTCCGGCAAGGTCATTCTGACTCGTTCCACCGCCACCTCCTCCAAGACGGAGACGTGGGAGGACGGCGACGAGTACCCGATCATCGAGGTCGAGATCTCCTCCGAGTCCCACCCGTTCTACACGGGCAAGCAGCGCATCATGGACTCCGCCGGCCGTGTGGAGCGCTTCAACCAGCGCTTCGCGAACTTCGGGAAGTCCAAGTAG
- a CDS encoding ABC transporter ATP-binding protein, which yields MSAVLELVDVTVVRGEKTLLDSVDWTVQDGERWVILGPNGAGKSTLLSIAAARLHPTRGMVDILDEILGAVDVFELRPRIGVSSAPLAGQIPHAESVADVVLTAAYGVTGRWREEYDAADAARAEELLDAWGLAPLRERRYGTLSEGERKRVLIARALMTDPELLLLDEPAAGLDVGGREKLVQRLDELARDEAAPAMVMVTHHLEEVPDGFTHALLLREGRIVAAGPVGQVMTQKNLSETFDMALKLVRVGHRYAAFAR from the coding sequence ATGAGTGCAGTTCTTGAATTGGTGGACGTCACCGTGGTCCGCGGTGAGAAGACCCTGCTGGATTCCGTGGACTGGACCGTGCAGGACGGCGAGCGCTGGGTGATCCTGGGCCCCAACGGCGCGGGCAAGTCCACCCTGCTGTCCATTGCCGCGGCACGGCTGCACCCCACCCGCGGGATGGTCGACATCCTGGACGAGATCCTCGGGGCGGTGGACGTGTTCGAGCTGCGTCCGCGCATCGGTGTCAGCTCCGCGCCGCTGGCCGGGCAGATCCCGCACGCGGAGTCCGTGGCGGACGTGGTGCTCACCGCGGCGTACGGCGTGACCGGGCGGTGGCGGGAGGAGTACGACGCCGCCGACGCGGCGCGCGCCGAGGAGCTGCTGGACGCGTGGGGCCTGGCCCCCTTGCGGGAGCGCCGCTACGGGACTCTGTCCGAGGGGGAGCGCAAGCGGGTGCTGATCGCGCGTGCGCTGATGACGGACCCCGAGCTGCTGCTGCTGGACGAACCGGCCGCCGGTCTGGACGTGGGGGGCCGTGAGAAGCTCGTGCAGCGCCTGGACGAGCTCGCCCGGGACGAGGCCGCCCCGGCCATGGTCATGGTCACCCACCACCTGGAGGAGGTCCCGGACGGCTTCACGCACGCGCTGCTGCTGCGCGAGGGTCGGATCGTGGCCGCGGGGCCCGTGGGGCAGGTGATGACCCAGAAGAACCTCTCCGAGACGTTCGACATGGCCCTGAAGCTCGTCAGGGTGGGCCACCGCTACGCCGCGTTCGCGCGCTGA
- a CDS encoding sulfite exporter TauE/SafE family protein, whose product MMHLSAALPTQLLGAGGAVGFEWWQVLLILVAGLWAGTINTIVGSGTLVTFPVLVTMGVPPVTASMSNAMGLIAGNLTGAWSYRSELRGLRRTLLKLLPCSVAGGVIGAVLLLHLPEEVFEVVAPALIVVALLFVVFQPRLQAVVRARKERQASTPGASQGASGHDAAVPAEGGTASSSVQPDGARQPAILYVLVFLAGIYGGYFVAAQGVLLVGILGVFLLAPLQSANAVKNALVAAVNIVAAVSYVLLAFERINWWVVLLIAVSSTVGSWLGAKIGKRMSPVVLRSVIVVLGLVALANMVSKLL is encoded by the coding sequence ATGATGCACCTCAGCGCAGCCCTTCCCACCCAGTTGCTCGGCGCCGGGGGCGCCGTGGGCTTCGAGTGGTGGCAGGTGCTGCTCATCCTGGTGGCCGGGCTGTGGGCCGGGACCATCAACACCATCGTGGGCTCGGGAACCCTCGTGACGTTCCCCGTGCTCGTGACCATGGGGGTTCCCCCGGTCACGGCGTCCATGTCCAACGCGATGGGGCTGATCGCGGGCAACCTGACCGGCGCCTGGAGCTACCGCAGCGAGCTGCGCGGGCTCAGGCGCACCCTGCTCAAGCTGCTGCCGTGCTCGGTGGCCGGCGGGGTGATCGGTGCCGTGCTGCTGCTGCACCTGCCCGAAGAGGTCTTCGAGGTCGTCGCGCCCGCGCTGATCGTGGTGGCCCTGCTGTTCGTGGTGTTCCAGCCGCGGCTGCAGGCCGTGGTGCGTGCCCGCAAGGAGCGCCAGGCGAGCACCCCGGGTGCCTCTCAGGGCGCATCGGGGCACGACGCCGCTGTCCCCGCCGAGGGGGGCACGGCGTCGTCGTCCGTGCAGCCCGACGGCGCGCGGCAGCCCGCGATCCTGTACGTGCTCGTGTTCCTGGCCGGGATCTATGGCGGGTACTTCGTGGCGGCGCAGGGCGTGCTGCTCGTGGGCATCCTGGGGGTGTTCCTGCTGGCTCCGCTGCAGTCCGCGAACGCCGTGAAGAACGCGCTCGTGGCCGCGGTGAACATCGTGGCCGCCGTCTCCTATGTGCTGCTCGCGTTCGAGCGCATCAACTGGTGGGTCGTGCTGCTCATCGCCGTGAGCTCCACCGTGGGCTCGTGGCTGGGGGCGAAGATCGGCAAGCGGATGTCCCCGGTGGTGCTGCGCAGCGTGATCGTGGTCCTGGGGCTGGTGGCACTGGCGAACATGGTGTCCAAGCTGCTCTGA
- the serB gene encoding phosphoserine phosphatase SerB, producing MPQNCAVVALSVSPDEEATRAVVDAVQRAGIPVDSPTWVRVTGTASDDQAADVEGYNALSIPAEVEDVPALRRALQPDPQEQLVPGVDLDVVERRWMHHERRKLVVLDVDSTLVRQEVIELLAAHAGREAEVAEVTGRAMRGEIDFEQSLRERVAVLAGLPAEVIGDVAAAVRLSPGAQVLVRTLLKEGHAVAAVSGGFEQVLAPLAETLELTRHAANTLEVQDGVLTGRVTGPVVDGAAKARLVVEWAQELGVAPEDVMVVGDGANDVPMARTAGLSVAYRAKPALRAVADTQLSLPNLDALRFFLDL from the coding sequence ATGCCCCAGAACTGTGCCGTCGTCGCCCTTTCCGTCTCACCGGACGAGGAAGCCACGCGCGCCGTCGTGGACGCCGTGCAGCGGGCCGGGATCCCCGTGGACTCGCCCACCTGGGTGCGCGTCACCGGCACCGCCTCGGACGACCAGGCCGCGGACGTGGAGGGCTACAACGCCCTGAGCATCCCCGCCGAGGTCGAGGACGTCCCCGCTCTGCGCCGCGCACTGCAGCCGGACCCGCAGGAGCAACTGGTGCCCGGGGTGGACCTCGACGTCGTCGAGCGCCGCTGGATGCACCACGAGCGCCGCAAGCTCGTGGTGCTGGACGTGGACTCCACGCTCGTGCGCCAAGAGGTTATCGAGCTGCTCGCGGCCCACGCCGGCCGCGAGGCCGAGGTCGCGGAGGTCACCGGGCGGGCCATGCGCGGGGAGATCGACTTCGAGCAGTCCCTGCGCGAGCGCGTGGCCGTGCTGGCGGGGCTGCCCGCGGAGGTGATCGGCGACGTCGCCGCCGCCGTGCGGCTGTCCCCGGGCGCGCAGGTGCTCGTGCGCACCCTGCTCAAGGAGGGTCACGCGGTGGCCGCCGTCTCCGGCGGATTCGAGCAGGTGCTCGCCCCGCTGGCGGAAACCCTCGAGCTCACGCGCCACGCCGCGAACACCCTGGAGGTCCAGGACGGCGTGCTCACGGGCCGAGTGACGGGCCCCGTGGTGGACGGCGCCGCCAAGGCCCGCCTCGTCGTCGAGTGGGCGCAGGAGCTGGGAGTGGCCCCCGAGGACGTCATGGTGGTCGGGGACGGCGCCAACGACGTCCCGATGGCCCGCACCGCGGGACTGTCCGTGGCGTACCGGGCGAAGCCCGCGCTGCGTGCCGTGGCGGACACCCAGCTGAGCCTGCCCAACCTGGACGCCCTGCGGTTCTTCCTGGACCTGTGA
- a CDS encoding MMPL family transporter, giving the protein MTRTSSDRDRGRLRGGTGVPGWLRWLTPVVLVLVWFGVMGVGGPTFGKLSDVTSNSQADFLPVDSQATQVQDRLGEFRDTDGIPAIVVMESQSEITASQLDRIRTGTRELAGAADVLEVSPPIPSEDGRAVEVVVLLDSAADTGDAVAGLREKLTDLTPEGLAVAVTGPAGLVADLSEAFSGIDGLLLGVALLAVLVILVVVYRSPLLPLLVLLTSVAALCGAILAVYLLAERGVIALSGQTQGIMSIIVIGAATDYGLLYTARFREALHTTSSRWTATRIAWRGTVPAVLASGATVIAGLLCLLLSDLSSNRGVGPATAIGVVFAILAGLTLLPALLAVFGRVALWPKTPRVDEHPEAHAQAMDPYAHRGVWPAVARLVDRRSRAVWLVCTLLLGVAAVGATQLDADGVPESEFVLGQSEARDGTAVLERHFPGGSGDPVYIIAARSEAEDVARHLAADDDVASVAFTARDSPSGTLPYPAPQAGPFAGVEPTVSRGDVLIQATLTSASDSEQAQAAVQRLRGELAEITPEAAVGGTSAVQVDTIAASERDRAVIIPVILVVILLVLMVLLRSVLMPVLLIATTVLSFLAALGVSTLVFELLDLNQADPTVPLFGFVFLVALGIDYNIFLMSRVREEVLGAGHRAGVLAGLITTGGVITSAGIVLAATFAALAVLPILFLVQLAVIVTIGVLLDTIVVRSLLVPALVLDVGPRSWWPSRVGTPGRHRA; this is encoded by the coding sequence ATGACTCGCACCTCGTCGGATCGCGACAGGGGCCGTCTGCGCGGCGGCACCGGTGTACCCGGGTGGCTGCGCTGGCTGACCCCCGTGGTGCTCGTGCTCGTGTGGTTCGGCGTCATGGGCGTGGGCGGGCCCACGTTCGGGAAGCTCTCGGACGTCACGTCCAACTCGCAGGCGGACTTCCTGCCCGTGGATTCCCAGGCCACGCAGGTGCAGGACCGGCTGGGGGAGTTCCGCGACACGGATGGGATCCCCGCCATCGTGGTGATGGAGTCACAGTCCGAGATCACGGCGTCCCAGCTGGACCGGATCCGCACCGGCACCCGCGAGCTGGCGGGTGCCGCCGACGTGCTGGAGGTCTCGCCGCCCATCCCGTCCGAGGACGGACGGGCCGTGGAGGTGGTCGTGCTCCTGGACTCCGCCGCGGACACCGGGGACGCCGTGGCCGGGCTGCGCGAGAAGCTGACGGACCTCACCCCGGAGGGCCTCGCCGTGGCGGTGACCGGGCCCGCGGGTCTCGTGGCGGACCTCTCCGAGGCGTTCTCCGGCATCGACGGGCTGCTGCTGGGAGTCGCGCTGCTCGCGGTGCTGGTGATCCTGGTGGTCGTCTACCGCTCGCCCCTGCTCCCGCTGCTGGTGCTGCTCACGAGCGTGGCGGCGCTGTGCGGGGCGATCCTCGCGGTGTACCTGCTGGCGGAGCGCGGCGTGATCGCCCTGAGCGGGCAGACGCAGGGCATCATGTCGATCATCGTGATCGGCGCGGCCACCGACTACGGGCTGCTCTACACCGCGCGGTTCCGGGAGGCCCTGCACACCACCTCGTCCCGCTGGACCGCCACTCGGATCGCGTGGCGGGGCACCGTCCCGGCCGTGCTGGCCTCCGGGGCCACCGTGATCGCCGGTCTGCTGTGCCTGCTGCTCTCGGACCTCTCCTCCAACCGCGGGGTGGGTCCCGCCACGGCCATCGGCGTGGTCTTCGCGATCCTCGCGGGGCTGACCCTGCTGCCGGCCCTGCTCGCGGTTTTCGGCCGCGTGGCGCTGTGGCCCAAGACTCCGCGCGTGGACGAGCACCCCGAGGCGCACGCGCAGGCCATGGACCCCTACGCCCACCGGGGCGTGTGGCCCGCCGTGGCCCGGCTGGTGGACCGGAGGTCGCGCGCGGTGTGGCTCGTGTGCACCCTGCTGCTCGGAGTGGCCGCGGTCGGAGCCACCCAGCTGGACGCGGACGGCGTGCCCGAGTCCGAGTTCGTGCTGGGGCAGTCCGAGGCCCGGGACGGCACCGCCGTGCTGGAGCGCCACTTCCCGGGCGGCTCCGGGGACCCGGTGTACATCATCGCCGCCCGCTCAGAGGCCGAGGACGTGGCCCGGCACCTCGCCGCGGACGACGACGTCGCCTCGGTTGCCTTCACCGCGCGCGACTCCCCGAGTGGGACCCTCCCGTACCCCGCTCCGCAGGCCGGGCCGTTCGCGGGGGTCGAGCCCACCGTGAGCCGCGGGGACGTGCTGATCCAGGCCACCCTCACCTCCGCCTCGGACTCCGAGCAGGCCCAGGCCGCGGTGCAGCGGCTGCGCGGGGAGCTGGCCGAGATCACCCCGGAGGCCGCCGTGGGCGGCACCTCCGCCGTGCAGGTGGACACCATCGCCGCCTCCGAGCGGGACCGTGCGGTGATCATCCCCGTGATCCTGGTGGTGATCCTGCTGGTGCTCATGGTCCTGCTGCGCAGCGTGCTGATGCCCGTGCTGCTGATCGCCACCACGGTGCTGTCCTTCCTGGCGGCGCTGGGAGTATCCACCCTCGTGTTCGAGCTGCTGGACCTCAACCAGGCGGACCCCACCGTGCCCCTGTTCGGCTTCGTGTTCCTGGTGGCGCTGGGCATCGACTACAACATCTTCCTCATGAGCCGCGTGCGCGAGGAAGTGCTCGGCGCCGGGCACCGCGCGGGCGTGCTCGCGGGGCTCATCACCACCGGCGGGGTCATCACCTCCGCGGGCATCGTGCTCGCGGCCACCTTCGCGGCCCTGGCCGTGCTGCCCATCCTGTTCCTCGTGCAGCTGGCGGTGATCGTGACCATCGGCGTGCTGCTGGACACCATCGTGGTGCGCTCGCTGCTGGTGCCCGCCCTGGTGCTGGACGTCGGGCCCCGTTCGTGGTGGCCCTCGCGCGTGGGCACCCCCGGCCGGCACCGGGCGTAG
- a CDS encoding TrmH family RNA methyltransferase: MTSPAPLSERIVELSDPADPRVADYTSLTDVSLRRKLEPERGLYLAESSKVLRRALDAGHRPRSFFMAEKWLDGLRDVLEAYDVPVYVGADEVLEQITGFHLHRGAMAAMHRPEPLPLESVLASARRVAILEDIVDHTNVGAIFRSAAALDVDAVLVTPRCADPLYRRAVRVSMGTVFQVPWVRLEHWTADLQRVKDAGFLTAALALSDDAVTVDALAAEAPEKLALILGTEGQGLGAATLHHADRHVIIPMSHGVDSLNVAAASAVAFWETRPR; this comes from the coding sequence GTGACCTCACCCGCACCCCTGTCCGAGCGCATCGTGGAACTGAGCGATCCCGCCGATCCCCGCGTAGCCGACTACACGAGCCTCACGGACGTGTCCTTGCGCCGGAAGCTGGAGCCCGAGCGCGGGCTGTACCTCGCGGAGTCCTCCAAGGTGCTGCGCCGCGCGCTCGACGCCGGGCACCGGCCTCGGTCCTTCTTCATGGCCGAGAAATGGTTGGACGGCCTCCGTGACGTGCTGGAGGCATACGACGTGCCCGTGTACGTGGGCGCGGACGAGGTGCTGGAGCAGATCACCGGCTTCCACCTGCACCGGGGCGCCATGGCGGCCATGCACCGGCCCGAGCCGCTGCCCCTGGAGTCGGTGCTGGCCTCGGCGCGGCGCGTGGCCATCCTGGAGGACATCGTGGACCACACGAACGTGGGCGCCATCTTCCGCTCGGCCGCGGCCCTGGACGTCGACGCCGTGCTGGTCACCCCGCGCTGCGCGGACCCTCTGTACCGGCGCGCGGTGCGGGTGTCCATGGGCACGGTCTTCCAGGTTCCGTGGGTGCGCCTGGAGCACTGGACCGCGGACCTGCAGCGCGTCAAGGACGCCGGGTTCCTCACCGCCGCACTCGCCCTGAGCGACGACGCCGTGACCGTGGACGCCCTGGCGGCCGAGGCACCGGAGAAGCTCGCACTGATCCTCGGCACCGAGGGCCAGGGGCTGGGGGCGGCCACCCTGCACCACGCGGACCGGCACGTGATCATCCCCATGAGCCACGGGGTGGACTCGCTCAACGTGGCGGCGGCGAGTGCGGTGGCGTTCTGGGAGACGCGGCCGCGCTGA